In Ancylomarina subtilis, the genomic stretch ATTGAGAAGTTTATTGAAATTTTGAGTTAAATGAGTGTGTATCACAAAGTCTTAAAAAAATATTGGGGTTACGATGAATTTCGTCCTTTACAGGAGGATATTATTTTATCAGTGGCCGAAAGTCGCGATACTTTGGGCCTAATGCCAACAGGAGGAGGGAAGTCGTTGACTTTTCAGATCCCAACTCTTGCGATGGATGGGCTTTGTATTATTGTTTCGCCTTTGGTTGCTCTTATGAAAGATCAGGTTTTAAATCTGAAAGAGAAAGGGATTAAAGCTGAACTAATCTACTCAGGCTTGACTCGGGATGAGATTGAACTGATCTTAAATAAATGCCTTTATGGTCAGAATAAGTTTCTCTACATATCTCCTGAACGTATAAGCACATCAATATTTCAGGAAAAGTTGCAAAGCATGAATGTGTGCTTGATTGCTATAGATGAATCGCATTGTATTTCGCAGTGGGGTTACGATTTCCGACCTTCTTATCTCAAGATTATTAAGCTAAGAGAGCTTTTGCCTGATGTGCCTGTGTTGGCACTTACTGCCACAGCTACGCCTGAAGTTGTCGACGACATTCAGGATCGTTTGGGTTTTGAGAAGAAAAATGTTTTTCGAAAAAGTTTTGAACGTCCCAATTTGTCTTATCTGGTAAGGCATGTGGAGGATAAAAATCGTTATTTGTTGAAAATTCTGAGAAAGCAGAAGGGGAGTTCGGTTGTTTATGTGCGCAGCAGAAAGAAATGCAAGGAAATTGCTGAATTCCTGAAACTAAATCAAGTTAAGGCTGAATATTATCATGCCGGACTTGATAATGCCGTAAAGGATATGAGGCAGGAGCGCTGGCGAGAAGGTCAGGTGCAGGTTATGGTTGCGACCAATGCTTTTGGTATGGGGATTGATAAATCTGATGTGCGTACGGTGGTGCATATGGATTTGCCGGATACTCTAGAAGCTTATTTTCAGGAAGCGGGTCGGGCAGGGCGAGATGGGAAAAGAGCTTATGCCGTAATGCTTTTTTCAAATCCTGACAAAGTTCAGTTGTTGAAGCGAATCAAAACATCCTTTCCTGAGATTGAAACCATTAAAAGAGTTTATCAGGCAGTTGGTAATTTTTTGCAAGTTGCCGAAGGGGCAGGGAAAGATGCGGTATTTGATTTTAATATGGCTGTTTTCTGTCAGAATTTCAAATTCAATGTTTTGCAGGCTTACAGCAGTCTAAAAATACTGCAGCGTGCCGGTTATCTGGAGTTGACTGATGATTTGGAACATGCCACTAAAATTCATTTTGTAATTCGTCGTGATGATTTGTATCGTTATCAGTTGGAAAATAAGCAGCAAGATGATTTTATTAAACTATTGCTGAGAACGTACACGGGGTTGTTTACTGATTTTGTTCCTGTAAATTTAGATGCACTGGCTTATCGGAAAAAAATAGATGTCAAGCTTTTGATCGATCGGTTGAAAGATTTATCTCAGCACGGTATCATCAAATACATTCCTCGAAAAAAGACCCCTTTTATTATTTTTAATCAGGAGCGTTTACCTCTTAAATACTTAGTGTTTACAAAAGAAGTTTATCAATCCAGAAAAGAGAAATTTGAAGAAAAAATTAATGCTGTCATATCTTATGCCGAAACAACTGATATTTGTCGGTCTAAGTTTTTGTTGGAATATTTTGGTCAGCAAGATGCGCCCTTGTGTGGAGAATGTGATGTGTGTAAAGAAAAGGATGAGGAGATAGAAAGTAAAATTTATCAGGCCATTCAAATGGAAGTGAAGACCTCTTTGACTGAAGAGGAAAGTTCTGTTTACGAATTGGTGGAAACAAGTCAGTATCCTGAAAAGAAATTATTGGAAGTTATTCGTCTCATGATGGATAATGGCGAGCTGA encodes the following:
- a CDS encoding RecQ family ATP-dependent DNA helicase encodes the protein MSVYHKVLKKYWGYDEFRPLQEDIILSVAESRDTLGLMPTGGGKSLTFQIPTLAMDGLCIIVSPLVALMKDQVLNLKEKGIKAELIYSGLTRDEIELILNKCLYGQNKFLYISPERISTSIFQEKLQSMNVCLIAIDESHCISQWGYDFRPSYLKIIKLRELLPDVPVLALTATATPEVVDDIQDRLGFEKKNVFRKSFERPNLSYLVRHVEDKNRYLLKILRKQKGSSVVYVRSRKKCKEIAEFLKLNQVKAEYYHAGLDNAVKDMRQERWREGQVQVMVATNAFGMGIDKSDVRTVVHMDLPDTLEAYFQEAGRAGRDGKRAYAVMLFSNPDKVQLLKRIKTSFPEIETIKRVYQAVGNFLQVAEGAGKDAVFDFNMAVFCQNFKFNVLQAYSSLKILQRAGYLELTDDLEHATKIHFVIRRDDLYRYQLENKQQDDFIKLLLRTYTGLFTDFVPVNLDALAYRKKIDVKLLIDRLKDLSQHGIIKYIPRKKTPFIIFNQERLPLKYLVFTKEVYQSRKEKFEEKINAVISYAETTDICRSKFLLEYFGQQDAPLCGECDVCKEKDEEIESKIYQAIQMEVKTSLTEEESSVYELVETSQYPEKKLLEVIRLMMDNGELKTVKGDKIGLA